atgaaaattatttctaattttctgctATTTGAAGTAACACTATGACAAATACCACTGGAGGTAAAccttatctctttctttcataatcatttttttatgtttgttaattttttttaatttttttattttttttaatttacattcaaattagttagcatatagtgcaacaatgatttcaggagtagattccttagtaccccttacccatttagcccatcccccctccctcaacccctccagcaactcccagtttgttctccatattcaagagtctcttctgtatcatccccctccctgtttttatattatttttatttcccttcccttatgttcatctgttttgtcttttaaagtcctcatgagtgaagtcatgatttttgtctttctctgactgatttcacttagtataataccctccagttccatccacatagttgcaaatggcaagatttcattctttttgattgccaagtaatactccattgtatacatataccacatttcctttatccactcatccattgatggacatttgggctctttccatactttggctattattgatagtgctactatcaacatgggggtgcatgtgtccttttgaaacagcacacctatatcccgtgggtaaatgcctagtagtgcaattgctgggtcgtagggtagttctatttttagttttttgaggaacctccatactgttttccagagtggctacaccagcttgcattcccatatgtttatttttgagagagagtgcaagcagggggaggggcagaaagagagggagacacagaatccaaagcaggctccaggctctgagctgttagtacaaagcctgacatggCACTTGAATTCAAGAACCGTAAGATCATAaactgaaccaaagtcggatgcttaaccgactgggccacccaggtgccctaataatttcttttttttttttatgtttttagttttttaagtaatctctacacccaacgttgggcccaaactcacaatcccaaggtcaagagtcgtatgttccactgactgagccagccaggtgcccctctcataaTCCTTTCTGCATGGAATTAAGAGTGATTTTTTAGAGAGTTACTGGTCCTAAGAAAAGGAACTTTTGAAAGGTTTCATAATGTAATCAAGCAGGTGAATGTGACATTTTGAAAGTTTTAGGTATATTAAAGTAGTGGTAGGCAGTAGAAATTAAGTACTGCTTCTTAGTTTCCCAGTTTTCCCTGCTTCTCAGCTCTTTAGTCTTTAACCTTGATCCTTGTGATAGACAGGAATGGATGTCTGTCCAGGACCTGATCTCTGCCCTCATGATTTGGTCCATGTGACCACCAGCCATCCACCCTGTTGTGCAGTGATAGAGATTCCACCCTCACCCTCAGCATGTCTCATTCCCCCTGTCACAGTTGCCTGTGTCCTTGGAGTACTATACAGAGCCTCCTGAAGACAACCTGGCCCTCCTTCAGCTGTACTTCCGTGTCCTGGTTACTGGTGCACTCTGTGCACGCTGGTGCCCTGTACTCTATGCTGTGGCTGTGGCTCATGTCAACAGCTTCATCTTCTCCCAGGACCCAAAGAGTTCAGTAAGTTATactgaagggaggaagggagactgTGATTGAGCTGCCTTTGGGTCATCTGGGGAGGAGATGAGGGCCAGACAAGGCCAGTGATGGGTACAGCCCTTGGCCCAGTGTCCCCTGTCCCTGTTCTGCCTCTAGGACGAGGTAAAGGCTGCCCGCAGGAGCATGTTGCAGAAGACTTGGATGCTGACGAATGAGGTAGGATGGGGCACATCCTGGAGGGTGGGAAGAAAAGAGGTCTTGGGGCACAGAAATCTCAATAGGATCTCACTACCTACTTCATAAAGTTTCTGCCCCTTTTGCAGGGTCTCCGGCAGCACCTTCTCCACTATAAGCTCCCTAATCCTGCCCTCCCAGAAGGCTTTGAGCTGTATCTCCAGCTGCCCTCTCTGCGTCAGCAGTACCTCCAGAGACTGGCCTCAGGGATCCTCCAAAATGGGGAATCAGAGACCTAGTATGGCTGCTACAGATGAAGAGATGGATACATTCTCCTGGGGTTCACCAACACGGGCCTGGCCAAACAGAAGGGTTTTGTGGCTTAAGCGTGGGCAGGAGACAAGGGAGAAGGCTTGCTTTCCTGGGAGCAGGCTGTGTGAGCTTTTTTGCAGCAGAGTGAGCCCTCCCATTATATCCTGATGTCTGAAACTCAGGATCTGGTCTGTATGGAAGTGAAGGGTAACTTGCCCCTCTCTTGGAGACCAGACAAACTATGTACatgtctcctccttcccctgccccagacCAGATACATAAATCCTGTAGATGtgtactgaaataaaaattttttgtatctCCTGGGAATCTGATTTGGACTGATTTCAGATGTTAGTTCAGGATTGGTATGGAGGGATGGGCTATCCTAGGGGAGAAGCTGGGCTCATGTGAGAGATGGGAGAGCTGAAAACAGAGCCTACGTCTGGGAAAACAAAAACGTGGGTCCTGGTTCTGCAGTAGAGCTGGGCCAGAGTAATGCTCTTGGGAAGGGGTACTTCTGGAAGGACTCTGGGCAGTCCACTTGATGTATAAGTATCCTTAATGAGGTCGGCATCTTGTCTCCTTATGGTCTGTTAACTGCTATCTGAGATATGAAGAAACCGAAATCAGACTGTGCACTAGCTCTCTCTTCATctatttgggctgctgtaacaataCCAAAGACTGAGTGCCTTatacacaacagaaattcatttctgttCTTGGGGTTGGGAAGTTGGTCAAGATGCTGGCACAGTTGGTCTCtagtgagagcccacttcctggttcgTAGACAGccttcacatggtggaagggaaatgagggtggaaccctcacGACCTAATCACTTTCCAGAGGCCTTGCCTCCAAATACCCTCTCATTGGGTATTAGGGTTCAACCTAGGAATGAGGCAGGGATGGAGggcacaaatattcagtctattAGCGTTGTCACACAACACCCCTTCCATTGTGGACTTGAGTGGTAGTAGGTAAGGGCTGGGAAGGAGTGGATCAAACCATGAATTCTGATTCATTGGTTCATCTCTTGATAGAGTTTTTAGGTTCTTTCATCTGAATTCTAACACTCAAGCTTTCTTAGAGTGTCATTTTCTGTGTGGAATTGCCTATAGTGTGTTTACAGGTCATCAGAGTGAGTGCAGTGTGCCCTATCAGCAGGCAGAGAGAACCCATTTCCCATAAATGGAGCTGCTGCACACAGAATTCTCCAGTAGGTTTATCAAGCAACTACTGCATCTGCAAACAGCAATAGTTCCAAACTGTCTTCAGGTGTGTTAAATCGATTGCTAGGCAGTACACCAGTGTTCCTGATTGAGTAGACCTAGGGTGAAACCCAAGAATTTGCatctctaacaagttcccaggtggtgCTGACGCTGCTATCCAAGCCCAAACacacacttggagaaccactggcTTACCGGAACCTTACCAAAGAAATTTTGTGACCTCATAATAGGACACCAACAGAGCTAAATAGGGTCTGAGGACTAGAGTGTTTACAAAATCACTGTAGTGTCTTTATCTAGCACTATATACTCAGAGGCTTCACCAACTAGCTAACTactgtcacttctttttttccccagtgctTTATATTACACACAGGCCTCAGcctttaaaattagtattttggggggcacctgggcagctcagttaagcatcagactcttgatttcagctcaggtcatgatctcatggtccaggagttcgagccccacattgggctctgtgctgacagtgcagagcctgcttgggatttattctctctctctctctctctctctctctctctctctctctctcaaaaataaataaaactttttaaaaaattaatattttggaaaaagaataaagaagacacaaaagcaCCTGACAGCTAAGTAACCTTCACAGTTACAAGGTTTCTTGCGGTTTACAGAGCAATCCCCCCTCATATGATTTTATAGGTGGTGGGGAAACCGCCTCAGAACAGTGTGGCGGGAACAGCGCCACCCATTGACTAGAAATGCTAGTACTAGCACTTAGATCGTTGACATCAGGATTCAGGCTTTCACCCCATCACAGTAAGAAATTGTACAGAGTTAACACAGGCAATCAATTGTATGAGGTGAACCCAGAGGCGCATGTTTCTGAGAGTATCTGGAGATTCGGCCTTTCAGTCACAAAGGCACTGAAAAGACACAAGTAATGACAAGTAATGCTGCCTAACTTGGGGCTGTTTAAAGAGCACTTCCTAtgtgttttatacacacacacaccccaccaccaATGAAGCAGTCACCACACTGCTCCCGATGTGGGAGTTAGAAAGACCTAGAAGCTTGGGCAAGGTATCTAGGGTGTGGCTTGCCATTTTTTTCAGGCTCCAGCCTCAAAAGGGTGGGGGGCACTTTCTCCCCTACCTTGCACTCACCTCATTCTCTGAGACAGCCAGCAGCCAACCCAGTGGATCCAGACACGGAGCCCTTGGATGTGTGCTCCCAAGCCTCTTCCTGAAAGCGTGGGGacctccctgcccacctgccccaccctcccctcctgcagCATGGGAGTGGCCAGGGTCTTAGGTGGGAGTGGCCAGGCAGGCTTTAGGACCATCAGTGTCTAGCAAGTAGCTGGAGGCTCCTATAAGGGGAAGACAGGCAAAGTGGCAAGGTCTCAGCCTACAACCCTCAGTGCAGCAGGCTGAACAAGCCATGGGTTGCTTGAGCTGGCTGCTGCTATGGATTGGAGCCATGCGTAAGTACCTTCTGTCTGTCAAGGAACCACCCGGCTAGAGGCATCTTCCTAGGCTTGGCAAAAGCAGTGAAGGCAGACAGGTCCTGTGGCTCCCACAGAGGCCTGGAACCCTCAAGGCCAACACTTCTGGGTCAGTGCTCCAGGAGTGGGCCCAGAAGCAAGGTGCATACCTCAATCCAAGGTTCCCCATCTCTCAGCTTGGGAAGGAGGGACAGGCCCTGGGGTCTCAGCACTGCCTGGGGGTGAGACTACCTAGCTAAGTCAAGGAAAGGGTGGGGGGCCTGCAGGAACAATCTCAGGGCAGCCCCCAAGTCATTCACAAGGACTCCGCAGGGGAGAAACTTGCAGAGGTATCAGCCAGCACCCCATGGGGCTTCAGCAACTGCAGTTGGTGGGGGCCTGCTTCCAGTGGCAATAGGAGCATGGCTGCGAGAGGCAAGTGTCTGCATTTGTCTATCTTTATCTTCTGTCTCCCATTTAAcatcctgccccctctcccaacCCCGCTATCTCACTGTCACCTTTCAGGAGCCAGTCTCTGCTCCAGTCATGGTCCCAGGCACCTTTTCCATCATCCTTGCCCCTGTGGCTGCCAGCTCCAAGCCCCCAAGACGGAATATCACCACCCCACCTAGTGGCTTGGAGCCAGCTTCTCCCCTAATTCCCCCAGGTAAGCTCCaagctccttcctcccttctcctctgctcacCTTACCAGTCTAGGGCAGGTGCTTATATgaccttttcctccttccctgcttccaggCACTGAAGGGCCTTGGTTATTCTTCTGCGGGACAGCGGCTGTGGAGGACCCACACAAACTGTGACAAGTGGTACACAGGCAGTAGCCTGGTGGCGACAGTGGGGGTCTGAAAGACTCTGAAAGGCGTACATTTGTGGTGGGACAGGGCACTGACAGGTACCTGTAagtgcagaggagggagaggtgggtggtgATCTTCCAGTCAGGTTCTAAAGTCAGGGGACCAACGGCCTCATGCACACCACGTTGTCTTAGAGTATTCTACAACCATGTGCGCCCTGGAGACTTTGTCCCTTCTTCCAGCAGAACCGGGGGAGAGTGGCAATAGTCGCCACGGAGTGAGCCAGTATCTAGGAGCCTGTTCCCACCAAATGGACTGCCCCTAACCACCCGCGGCGCCAACGGGTGCCTTGAGCCTCCCCTCAACTCCATTACGCCTGCTAAAGTGAGTGTAAAATCTAATTTTCTGGTGTGTAACCCTGGGTCTCCCCAACTCTTCAAAATCGACAACAGCCTAAGTCCCTGAGATAAATTCTGGAGCCGCTTCTGTTTCCGACCTCTGCCCCAGGCGGGTAGCCCGACGACCGAAGATGCAGGGGCTGGGGACTGAGCGCCTGCTCTCCGCAGGACCTCAGCTTACGGAGCCGCAGGGAGCAAAGGCGCCAAGAACCACCCGTGGCGGGAGCAGGGCGTCTTCGTCTCCGCCCTCTTCTCCCTTGGTCGCAGGGAGCCGCTTTACATCCTAGTGGGGCAGCGGGGAGAGGATGCCTGTCCCCGAGTAAGCGGGGCCCGTGGGAAAGGGCGGCTCAAGCTCCGCAGGAGTAGGGCTAGGGCCGGGCACTCCGCGGTGTTGAGACAGCCGCACCGCGAAAGGAGCATGGGGCCCCGCTGCATCCGGCGCCCCATGTCCCCAGGGGGAGCCGGCAGAGCCAGCGCGTCTGTCTCGGAGAGACTCGGACCGCTGAGGAGCACGCGGCGACGGAGGGGGCCGAAGGGGTCCCGGGGTCGCGGCGCCGGGCGGGAGGCGGCGGGGCGCCACCTACATCTTTCGGGTACGTGTTTGCCTCGGCGCGCTCAGCACCCGCCCTCAGCGCTCCGCGTTGGGGTCCCAAATCTCCTCCTTCgaacgcgcgcacacacactctgCATCTCGGACTTGGGGTCCCCAGTCCCTGAGCCCTTACTCGGGTGCCTGGTGCACGGGTCCTCCCTCGACGGCTGGAGGGCGCGCCCCTCAACGCGCCGCCGGCCCCATAGCTGCGCGTCGGCGAGCTGGAGCCACTGCTGGTGACGGCCGGAGGGGGCGGGCGGGCCTACCTGAGGCGCCAGGACCGAGGCTGCCCCTGAGAAACTGGAGAGCCGCTCAGCGACGCCCGGAAGCAGAGGGGGAAGCGGGGCCGTGGGGAGAGGCGGGCGTGCCCCCCATCTTCGCTGCCAGTCATCTTGCTGTAGCCCCGCAGGTGGAGGGGGCGGCTGGACGTCGCGGGCCGGGCCCCCTCTCCGCAGGCCGGCCGTCCACtgctggagggggcggggggcggccagGGCTGCGCAGAGGCCTGGGCTACACTTGGCCGGAGGCttgggggcggcggcggggcctgTACTGCGGGgtggaggcggcggcggcggctacCCGGGCAGGTGCACTCTTGGGGAGGGCAGCTGGGCAGCTCCCAGGGTTAAGTGAAGTGAGAACCTTACAGTAAGCCTTCTAAAGGACAGGTGGGAAAGGGCTTGAGCCCCGTCCTGGGCCAGAGCAATAAATGTAATAGCTCTTAGAAAAAAGAGACCAAATAAGTTGCAAGCAGACAGGACTCATACAAGCAGACAGGACTCCCTagattttcatttaaatccaGGACTTTTTTCATCACAACAGGTCTCCTTGTTCTACAGCAGCCACAAGAGCTTAGAGCTGGCTGAGTTAGCAAGCCgagcagagaggcaggaagtCAGGGATAATTTAaatcagcagttctcaaagtgtggttcccgAACTAGTAGCATTAGCACCACCTAGGAAGTTACAAATGCGAATTCTCAGCCCCTCTccaacctactgaatcagataCTCTAGGGAAGACTCCTAGCCATCTGTGTTTTAATCAATCCTCTGGGTGATTTTAATACACTCCAGAGTTTGGAAATCACTGGTGTAAAGAGACAGAGCTTTGGGGTCTGTCTGAGCCATACTGTTCATGAGTACTTTATACACATCTCTATTATCACAAAAATGGAACATGTGGTTTGGGCCTCTTCCATTTTATATCTGAGGACATGAAATCAGAGGGTTTTAGGTGGACCAGGAGGTTGCCCCAGCTCAGGTTGTCCCTGAGCAAGGCCTTCAGGTTCCAGCTGATTATGCCCATCCCACCTCCTTGGCTCCTGGCTCCCACTTCTGAGCCGGCAGCACCGGTATTGTAATGCTAGTGTAGAGAGGGCCACAGGGGATTCTCGCTAGGGAGACAACAGCTTCCCTACTGTTCCCAAGCCAGTTTCCCATCTGtatgcccctgcccccctccctccctcattttgTAGCCAAACACTCTAACACTTTCAGTTTCCAGGCCTCAGAGACTGACATCCTCTGGGTTGATGGAGAAGATGGGGTATCCTTCATACACCTCTGCAGCGAAGGCTTTCTGCAGCCTCTGGCAGGTATTGGCCCCTACCTCCACCCCCCAGCTTTCAGCTGGGTCTAGCCTTCTTCCTCAATCTCTGAGCCCACTCCCATCTGAGCCACCAACTCTGCTCTGAACCACCTGTTTCTTGGACAGCACGGGAGTTGTCAAGAACTGGGTGGTCAATTGTGATGCCAGTATGAGGCCTTCTGGGGTGCTTGTCAAATATCTCCTActatgaattctttttcttttttttttaaatgtttatttatttatttggagagagagtgtgagcagggaaagagcagagagagagaatcccaagcaggctccatattgtcagcacagagcctggtgtgccCCTCCTGCTATGAATTCTTAAACTCAATCCTCCAAGCTCCAGGATTCCAGAAGAGGGAGTACATGGACTTGACAGAGTCCTGCAAGCCCTTCCCCTACCCCTTCAATGCCTCTGGTGTTGCTCATTGTTCAAAGTCCAGGGCTAGAGTTAACCACATAGCTGGAAAAAGTACGTCTGTCCCCCACCTTCACCCTGCAGTATCAGTTGTTTTACTCATAGTCATGGAGAGCCACAGGGAGGTAGAGATCTGACTGCTCCTCAACTGTAGTCATTGCCATTGCCAGTGGCAGGCAGAGCTCTGGTTAGCCAAATGCATGTGCCCAGGGGGCATGGAGCTAGCTGCAGGTAACATTACATGCATGGTACAGGTTAAGTCCTGCCTTGGTCCAAGGTCTGGACTCCTGGGGCCACGGGCTGGGAGGAGCAGTAGGCTGCTGGGAAAGATAActggtatgtgccaggcaccattctaggtGCTGGCCAGGAGGCTGGATATGCATCAGTGCAtgctctgccctcaaggagcatGTAGTCTAGTGGTCTAGTTTGGGAGGGGTGATATCTACCTATCCACTTATGTACCTACCTATTTCTCTATCTAGATCTAGATTTAGATATCTATTAAAGTGACGATTGCCATGGGaggtttaaaatgttttaggagTTCTCAGAAAGGAAAGATTGCTTTTGTCTAGGATAAATAGGGAACGCATCATGGAGAAGTTAACAGTTTGGCTGAGTCTTGAGGTCTGGGTAAAATTTGGGTAGGGGGACAGAGAAAAGCTTCCCACTGAAggcatctctctttctccctagaCCTGCCCACCTCACCAGGCCCTCTGGTTCTGTTGGTGACTGTTGTGACCTCTACATTGAGCCTCCTTATGGTGTGTGGGGTTCTTATTCTGGGTAAGCAACATCCAACAGGTATGGCTACCCACCTTGTCACTGAGCTGCGCGGGGTCCCAGGGACAGACGAGGCTGATTTCAAAACCcttgcttctggggcacctgggtggctcagttagttaaatgttcgactttggctcaggtcatgatctcactgtttatgagttcaagccctgcgttgggctctctgctgtcagcgtggaaccccgcttcagatcctctatgctccctctctttctgcccctcctccactagcaCTCATGTgcccactctctcaaaacaaaacaaaacaaaaaccctgcttCCAGCAGAGCAGTGGTGGACTCCTCTAGGGTTCTAAGAGTAGAAGTAGCTGTGGAGGCCCAGGGAAAACATTTGCCTTAATGGACATCTGGAGAGATGTCCTGGGCAGAAGGGTAGCAAACAGTGTGGGTATCTTCTTGCCATCTTCTTCAGTGAACCATAAGAAGTGGCAGGGCCTGTGGTAGATGAGGCTGCACGACCCTGAGCTCAAGCTGAGCTACCTTCAAACCTCCACCACCAGGACACCTCAACCTCTACTACTGCCAGGTGGGGTTTGGCCCCGcccagccctggcctctgcccccagGACTTACAGAGGTTTCCCCAGCCAATGTCACTCTGCTCAGGTGAGttctccccctccttctgagAACCTATGCACTCTgaatccctccctcctccaccccattcCCTGCTGTGCTGAATTAGGGTTCCCAGAGAGAATCTGGCCTCAACCCCTCTGTGGAGGAGACAGAGgccagagaatttttaaaaggcacagtGACCTGTATAGGTCAGTTGTCATCCCCAGTCCTGGGATGGTAGGGACCCCATGATTTCTTTGGAGCAAGTATCTGCAAGAACATAAGGAAAACCTCATCACAGACTCCCACCCTCACCCTAAGCCCATacctgctttctcttctcccctaaCTCTGTGCCAGTCAGCATTGCCTCTGCAGGGCTTGTACTTGGGGGGATGCCATGATGCAGAAAAGCCTCAGAGCCCTCAgatagggccacctgggtgtaTAGGGAGTGGCAAGGGAGGTAAAGGAGGCACTAGACCCTCCAGGACCCGTCCCCAGGCCCAGCCACCCTCTCCCTTCCAACCTGTCTTCCTGCAGAGCACTGGGCCATGGCGCCTTGGGAGAAGTCTATTGAAGGACTGGTAATTGGCCTTCCTGGGGACCCCAACCCCCTGCAGGTGGCTGTCAAGGTGAGAGGGGTGGAACTCCTGGCTCAGGGTAGAGCAGGGCTCCATGGGGGGAGGAACAGTTGCTAAAGCTAGGATCAACCGGCCTCCTGAAATGTCTCAGGAGCCCTTTTCCTCCCCAGACCCTGCCAGAACTCTGCTCTAGTCAGGATGAGCTAGATTTCTCACCGCATCAGGTGCACCTGggcccaggggcaggggtggaaggTGGGCACTGAACTGCCTGCTGAGACAGCTTCTCTTCACCCTGGAGCTGAGAGGTAGCAGTTCTAGGGATACAGAGCCTGTCTCCACTTTtgtggagcctagagcctggtttCCTTCCCTGTCAGTGACTGGGGTATGTGCACCTCCCACACTGCACATTCAGCCATCAGAACATTGTGCGCTGCGTGGGGCTCAGACTCTGGACTGCCCCTCGCCTAATTCTGCTGGAGTTGAGGTCTGGAGGGGACATGAACAGTTTCCTGAGGAACAACCGGCCACACTTGGTAAGACCCTTCTCCCAGCCCTCTTGGCCCATCTAAAGACCCTGTCCATGTGTCCCAAAACAAGCATGGACTAACACACCCTCTGCCCTACCCAGGGCCAGCCATCACCTCTGGCCATGTGGGACCTGCTCCAGCTGGCTCAGGACATAACCCAGGGCTGCCACTACCTGAAGGAAAATCCACAGGTTGGGAGTGATCCTGGctcagagtgagtgggggagcagcCCAATCTCTAATCCCCAAGGAATAGCTTTTCCACATAACTTTTATAGAAATAGTTCAGGGTCAGAGCTTCTGAGTtctggcagtgatttttttttttttttttttttttttttttttttttttttttttttttttttgcctgcagGGACATTGCTGCCAGGAACTGCCTGCTGGGCTACACTGGACTCAGCCCAGTGGTTGGTACTGGGGACTTCAGGATGGCAAAATATGATATTACAGGTGTGGGGTCTGGGGACGCAGGGAAGGCTGCTGCTGCTCCAAGAGATTTACCAGCACTCTGGTGGCATTTGAGCAGCGTctcactcccctcctccctcctgtaGAACCAGTTattaggggtgggggtgggggggtaggctCTGCTGCCAGTCAAGTAGATGCCTGAAGAGGCCTTTCTGGAGGGCATTCATTTTCATATCTAAGACAGACTCCTGGTGATAACatgcctgcccccttccctggccTTGGGCCACCTTacatgagggaaagggaaggCTGTGTCTGATGGGCTTCATTGAGCTTCCCCCACTCATGATGCAGGTCTTTCGGGGTTCTGTTCTGGGAAATCTTCTTATTAGGCTACATGCCCCACCCTGGGTGCACCAACCAGGACATACTGTACT
This window of the Prionailurus viverrinus isolate Anna chromosome B3, UM_Priviv_1.0, whole genome shotgun sequence genome carries:
- the LTK gene encoding LOW QUALITY PROTEIN: leukocyte tyrosine kinase receptor (The sequence of the model RefSeq protein was modified relative to this genomic sequence to represent the inferred CDS: inserted 3 bases in 2 codons; deleted 5 bases in 4 codons; substituted 3 bases at 3 genomic stop codons), whose protein sequence is MVPGTFSIILAPVAASSKPPRRNITTPPSGLEPASPLIPPAYGAAGSKGAKNHPWREQGVFVSALFSLGRREPLYILVGQRGEDACPRVSGARGKGGSRQSQRVCLGETRTAEEHAATEGAEGVPGSRRRAGGGXGATYIFRLRVGELEPLLVTAGGGGRAYLRXARTEAAPEKLESRSATPGSRGGSGAVGRGGPAGGGGGWTSGRAPSPQAGRPLLEGAGGGQGCAEAWATLGRRLGGGGGACTAGGGGGGGYPGSFQASETDILWVDGEDGVSFIHLCSEGFLQPLAVMESHREVEIXLLLNCSHCHCQWQAELWLAKCMCPGGMELAAGNITCMVQVKSCLDLPTSPGPLVLLVTVVTSTLSLLMVCGVLILVNHKKWQGLWXMRLHDPELKLSYLQTSTTRTPQPYYCQVGFGPAQPWPLPPGLTEVSPANVTLLRALGHGALGEVYEGLVIGLPGDPNPLQVAVKTLPELCSSQDELDFSPHQXLGYVHLPHCTFSHQNIVRCVGLRLWTAPRLILLELRSGGDMNSFLRNNRPHLGQPSPLAMWDLLQLAQDITQGCHYLKENFFACRDIAARNCLLGYTGLSPVVLYHDTVLAAPTSAVPLFCQHLGASSVLHSGPGCAEFIPANGATAHSG